In one window of Helianthus annuus cultivar XRQ/B chromosome 17, HanXRQr2.0-SUNRISE, whole genome shotgun sequence DNA:
- the LOC110924230 gene encoding uncharacterized protein LOC110924230 gives MKEYLIQLPTLTAPKEKEPLILYLSAAEVAVGTVLMVEQENIQTPIYYISKMLTGPETRYSMIEKLVLALVHASRRLRRYFSGHVITVLTNYHLGQILSKPDIAGRLAKWAIELGGYNIFYKPRPAIKGQVLADFATEVLVDKVQECEAIQNPTPVFDDRVWTLHTDGASNDDGAGAGLRLVSPDNHELTYAIRLDFQSTNNEVEYEAFLAGLRLALKMGAKNLEANVDSKLVAEQVNGRYDAKGEAMALYLEQARMLINQFQTFKVNHINRSENKHADALSKLAATSFKHLANEVRIEVLSNPSIHLKQVSVIEMGNPSWMSPIILYLQHGKLPEGKAEARKIQHKAINYEMADGILYRKSFMGPLLRCVDKTDAQYLVREIHEGLCGIHAGPRMVVAKIMSAGYYWPGMHMDAVDLLRRCEACQRHAPKTLRPKNPLIPVTSAWPFQ, from the coding sequence ATGAAAGAATATTTAATCCAGTTACCAACACTGACTgcgccaaaagaaaaagaaccatTAATCTTATATCTGTCAGCCGCAGAGGTAGCAGTAGGCACAGTATTAATGGTAGAGCAGGAAAATATCCAGACTCcaatctactacatcagcaaaatgctcaccgGCCCTGAAACTCGTTACTCAATGATAGAAAAACTAGTTCTAGCGCTAGTACACGCATCCAGACGTTTGCGCAGGTATTTTTCAGGCCATGTCATCACAGTACTGACAAATTATCATTTAGGCCAAATCTTGTCAAAACCCGACATAGCGGGGAGATTAGCTAAATGGGCCATCGAGCTAGGAGGCTACAACATTTTTTACAAACCAAGACCAGCAATCAAAGGGCAAGTTCTAGCAGACTTCGCCACTGAAGTTCTCGTTGATAAAGTACAAGAATGTGAGGCAATCCAGAACCCGACGCCTGTTTTTGACGACAGAGTCTGGACCTTACACACCGATGGTGCTTCCAATGACGACGGAGCAGGAGCAGGTCTCCGATTAGTCAGCCCGGATAATCACGAACTCACATATGCTATCCGCTTAGATTTCCAAAGTACCAACAATGAAGTAGAATACGAAGCATTTTTAGCAGGTCTTCGTCTAGCACTCAAGATGGGGGCAAAAAACCTTGAAGCTAACGTCGACTCAAAACTAGTAGCTGAACAAGTTAACGGTCGTTATGACGCGAAGGGCGAAGCTATGGCGTTGTACCTTGAACAAGCACGGATGTTAATCAATCAATTTCAgacattcaaagtcaatcacataaacagaagcgagaacaaaCATGCTGACGCGCTAAGCAAGTTAGCTGCTACTAGCTTTAAACACTTAGCAAATGAAGTGCGCATAGAGGTACTATCCAATCCTTCCATTCACCTGAAACAAGTAAGTGTCATAGAGATGGGAAATCCGTCCTGGATGTCTCCAATTATTTTGTACCTTCAACATGGAAAACTCCCGGAAGGAAAGGCAGAAGCCCGAAAAATACAACACAAAGCAATAAACTACGAGATGGCGGATGGCATCCTTTATCGGAAATCATTCATGGGTCCATTACTACGTTGTGTTGATAAAACAGACGCTCAGTATCTGGTCAGAGAAATCCACGAGGGATTATGCGGGATACACGCAGGACCGcgcatggtcgtggcaaaaataatgagcgccggatactactggccaggaATGCACATGGACGCAGTTGATCTATTACGAAGATGCGAGGCATGTCAACGCCATGCACCAAAGACACTTCGACCCAAAAATCCGCTAATTCCCGTTACTTCCGCCTGGCCATTCCAATAG